From bacterium, the proteins below share one genomic window:
- a CDS encoding SPOR domain-containing protein translates to MHNWIIIFLLLHVIPVSGQTMSDPGLKKYIGLWEREQTDSLKTLIAEMEKKFPKAPEAIFLKNTYETDGAAAYAVYLRFVRDYPKNIFAPEAYHRMIQYDAAAGRYALAQDNLIKLRTDYPGSSCIKSAETLFPAAKSDEATQAIMTAPSDTVRPTEINAGKKFRLQVGAFSDQKNAQELKQKLTAKGYTPIEFSEKTVNGKNLILVWVGAYATREDAKKAGDTIKSKEQLNYSIVEK, encoded by the coding sequence GTGCATAATTGGATTATCATATTTTTGTTACTGCATGTTATCCCGGTGTCGGGCCAAACCATGAGCGATCCGGGGCTAAAAAAGTATATCGGCTTATGGGAGCGCGAACAAACTGATTCGCTTAAAACGCTCATTGCGGAAATGGAAAAAAAATTTCCCAAAGCACCCGAGGCGATTTTTCTCAAAAACACATATGAAACCGATGGCGCTGCCGCGTATGCGGTTTATCTCCGTTTTGTTCGCGACTATCCGAAAAATATTTTCGCACCGGAAGCATATCATCGTATGATCCAATACGACGCGGCGGCCGGCCGTTATGCGTTGGCGCAGGATAATTTGATTAAACTACGAACGGATTATCCCGGTTCATCATGCATTAAGTCGGCAGAAACACTTTTTCCGGCGGCCAAATCCGACGAAGCAACACAAGCCATCATGACGGCCCCGAGCGATACAGTGCGCCCTACGGAAATAAACGCCGGGAAAAAATTCCGATTGCAGGTTGGCGCTTTTTCCGATCAAAAAAACGCGCAAGAGTTAAAACAAAAACTGACAGCAAAAGGATACACTCCGATTGAATTTTCAGAGAAAACAGTTAACGGGAAAAATTTGATTCTGGTATGGGTCGGCGCGTACGCTACGCGCGAAGACGCTAAAAAAGCCGGTGATACGATCAAAAGTAAAGAACAACTCAATTACAGCATCGTTGAAAAATGA